One region of Trichosurus vulpecula isolate mTriVul1 chromosome 1, mTriVul1.pri, whole genome shotgun sequence genomic DNA includes:
- the LOC118839449 gene encoding LOW QUALITY PROTEIN: death effector domain-containing protein-like (The sequence of the model RefSeq protein was modified relative to this genomic sequence to represent the inferred CDS: inserted 2 bases in 1 codon): AETQWGSWQVNRGSGEQCAPEPXQRRASQVWPEERGEQEHGLYSLHRMFDIVGTHLTHRDVRVLSFLFVDVIDDHERGLIRSGRDFLLALERQGRCDESNFRQVLQLLRIITRHDLLPYVTLKRRRAVCPDLVDKYLEETSVRYVTPRAHSNPEPGPPQTPKSVPPHYPVVCCPNAGQQMCIKRPTRGRATLVSQRKRRKSVTPDPKEKQTCDIRLRVRAEYCQHETALQGNVFSNKQDPLERQFERFNQANTILKSRDLGSIICDIKFSELTYLDAFWRDYINGSLLEALKGVFITDSLKQVVGHEAIKLLVNVDEEDYELGRQKLLRNLMLQALP; this comes from the exons GCCGAGACACAGTGGGGATCGTGGCAAGTGAACAGGGGCTCTGGAGAGCAGTGTGCACCTGAGCC CCAGCGGCGGGCCAGCCAAGTATGGCCTGAGGAGCGGGGAGAGCAGGAGCATGGGCTGTACAGCCTGCACCGCATGTTTGACATCGTGGGCACCCACCTGACGCACCGAGATGTGcgtgtcctctccttccttttcgtTGATGTAATTGACGACCATGAGCGTGGCCTCATTCGAAGTGGACGAGATTTCTTGTTAGCGCTGGAGCGCCAGGGCCGATGTGATGAAAGTAACTTTCGACAGGTGCTGCAGCTGCTACGCATCATCACTCGACATGACCTGCTGCCCTATGTCACACTCAAGAGGAGGCGGGCTGTGTGCCCAGACCTTGTAGACAAATACCTGGAGGAAACGTCAGTCCGTTACGTGACCCCCAGAGCCCACAGTAACCCAGAGCCGGGACCTCCCCAAACCCCTAAATCAGTGCCTCCCCACTATCCTGTGGTGTGCTGCCCCAATGCTGGCCAACAGATGTGCATCAAACGGCCAACTCGAGGGAGAGCAACACTTGTAAGTCAGCGGAAGCGCCGGAAGTCCGTGACACCAGACCCCAAGGAGAAACAGACCTGCGACATCAGGCTTCGGGTGAGGGCTGAGTACTGCCAGCATGAGACAGCTCTGCAGGGCAACGTCTTCTCAAATAAGCAGGACCCACTTGAACGCCAGTTTGAGCGTTTCAACCAGGCCAATACCATCCTCAAATCTCGGGACCTGGGTTCCATCATCTGTGACATCAAGTTCTCTGAGCTCACCTACCTCGATGCCTTTTGGCGCGACTACATCAATGGCTCCCTCCTGGAGGCGCTCAAAGGTGTCTTCATCACAGACTCACTTAAACAGGTTGTGGGCCATGAGGCTATCAAGCTGCTGGTGAATGTGGATGAGGAGGACTATGAGCTGGGCCGACAGAAACTCCTGAGGAACTTGATGTTGCAGGCACTGCCCTGA